The following is a genomic window from Psychrobacter immobilis.
AAAGCGGGTAAAATCTCAGTCAATTCACCGATCGCACGTGGTTTGATTGGTAAGTCTGAAGGCGATGAAGCACGTATTGAAACGCCAAAAGGCGTGGTCGAATACGAAATCATGAAAGTGATTTACGATTAATTTTCCCGATTTGAGAAATATCTGGATAGAAAGCCTTTGATAGCAATTCTTTGATAAATAAAAAGCTTTTGATGACAGCAGTATTTTAACGCGAATCAGCTGGAAATTTGCTTAGCCAATGAGCGTAGAAATTAGTACATAACCTCATTATGAATAGAGCAGAAGTTACACAACGCTGCTTTTTTAGTCTGTTTGTTTTAGCGCATAATTGTTCGAGTATAGATGCTGAGCCTTGTGACTATTACAAATGTCTTATTATAAGCATTAGACATAAGTGCTTAGCAACTGACTAAAATAATGATGGAGAGATAGCGAACGTTGGCTATCATTAGTATCTTTACCCTCGTTATTTGACATGGTTTACATGCTCATTTAACGGGGGTTTTTCTTTTCTAGGTGTTGTTTTCTAAGCGTTATTTTTTACGCTTTGCTTTCTGCTACTACATTAGCGGCTTTATTTACTGTTATTTTAAAGGAATCTATTATGACCATACACATCGATATGCCAGCGTTACTGACTATAAATAAGAAGGCGTTTACCCAGCACAGCCTCGTCAAAAAAAGCGTGATAAGCACTGCTATTCCAACAATTTTAGCAGGCGCTTTATTGACGGTATCTACCGCACATGCTGCGCCTGAAATCGCCATCACTTCGTCTGCTGGTAGTAGCACTACCGTCGTTGAGCAGTATTCTGACGGTAAAACCGCGACCATTACAGCGACACCACACGGCATCACTGTGCAAGACGGCATGCCTTATGCTGTGACTCAAGTAACTAACGTTCCACGCTATACGGTTCGCCAAGTAGCCAGTAATGGTGCGAGCAATACGGTCGTCACCCAAGGAAGCACCACGGTTACAAGCGTACCTGTGACCAACCAGATGACCAATCAAACAAGCAAAGTTGATGTCATAGCCGTGCCGACGACTAGCGTGACACAAGTATTGCCTGTGACGACGGCTACCCAATTGCCAGTCATCAATACACCAACGACAACCATAGTGACGAACCAACCTGCAACGACGCAAATAGTATCTACGTCTTTAGATGCTCTGCAACTGACCCCGATTTTTAGTACGCCTGACGTGGTGAATGCACAAACCAAAGTGATGAAAATATTAAAAAACAAAGATGGTCGCGAAGTGGCTGTACCTGCGAACCATATCGCACCTGGCGACATCATCGAATACCACACCACTTATACCAATACCACGGCACAACCCGTCACTGACATCAATGCCATGGTGTCACTGCCAAATGGCGTGCAATTGGTATCGTTGAATAGCCCACTACCAACGCTTGCGACAACAGGCGGTGACAGTTATCAGACTATCCAACAAGTTGGCAATACTGTAGTCATCACAGAAAATTACTCTGGACTCAAATGGAACTTGGTAGATCTTCCTGCTAACGCACCGCAAACGGTTGTTATACGTGCGAAGGTTCAGTAAAAATTAAATTTGAAAGTTTAGATTTGAAAATATTGTTATTTAATAAATCTTAAAATTAATAAAAGGTCTTGCCGGCTAATTTCCTAGTCAGCAAGACCTTTTTGATCAGTGTACCTTATTCCTTAACAACTAACCTTTTGCTATAGTGCCTTTAACTCAAAACAAATATTCGGTTATTAGCAGCATGTACAACTTCACCTCTTACTCTTCATTGGCTTTTATTATTTTCGGCTGTATTTTAAGTGCTACATCTTGGGCTAAAGCCTTCGAATCAGAATTTGACGATAGCTTTTATATGTCGAAAATTTGTACTGCATATATGAGTAAAGATGGGCATGAATATTGCGATGATGGTTATATCCTTAAAAGCGAGACGTTAAATGACGGCAACGCAAGAGAAATCGTACTTATGGATGGAATCGGTCACTACGGCTGGAATCATACCTCGCTTAAAAAAATCGATAAAGATACTTATCATGTTTACGTTGGCTGTGGCAATCCGTGCGGTGCCAATATGTTATTTGGCCGTGGCGATAAAGAGCAGTACTTTGGTCGTTATTTCAACTTTGAACTAAATAGTCAATGTAGCGTTGCATATAACCATGACAGACAGTTATGGACGGCTAGCCGATTTTTTTCAGATAAAGAAATTGCTTTGCCTTCAACCTATGACCCTGATGCTTTTGCAGCTTACCCCAAGTACAATGTTGAGTTTAATGAAAAAGGAGGTCTTATTGTCAAAGAATACTTCTCAGAAGAAGTGGTTCAAACTTTACCTAATCCTTGTACTTCTCGTTAACCCTAAAAACACATGATTTTGATAATCACAGGCGACAACCGTTGTCGTTTACCTTCTTAATTTTAGCTATAATTACAATGACTTAACGCTAATTTTGTTAAAATAGTCTTTCATTACTGCATTGGTAAATACCGCTTATGGCAACCATCAATTATGAACGACTACAGGGCAAACTCAACATCTTAGCAGATGCTGCTAAGTATGATGTCTCTTGCTCCTCTTCCGCTGGTACACGCAAGAACCAAGGCGGTGGTCTCGGTGATGCTTCAGCGACTGGTATTTGTCACAGCTACACTGAAGATGGCCGCTGTGTGAGTTTGCTAAAGATACTGCTAACCAATCATTGTATTTATGATTGCGCTTATTGTACGTCACGCAAAAGCAATGATACCCCACGTGCTGCTTTTAGCGTCGAGGAAGTCGTTGATTTAACCATGCAGTTTTATCGTCGTAACTATATCGAAGGGCTGTTTCTGAGCTCAGGTATCTTTAAAAGTGGCGATTATACGATGGAGCGACTGGTTGAGGTCGCTAAGATATTGCGGACACGTGAACGCTTTAATGGCTATATCCATTTGAAGACCATTCCGGGTGCATCTAAAGAGCTGCTATTAGAAGCGGGATTGTATGCCGATCGTCTCAGTGTCAATATTGAGATTCCAACGATATCTGGCTTGGCTTTACTCGCCCCAGAGAAGTCACATGATGAACTAAAAGCACCAATGGAAACGGTTAAAACTGAAATTATTACGATCAAAGAGAGCCGTAAAACCCATAAGAAAGCACCAAAATTTGTGCCAGCAGGTCAAACCAGTCAGATGATTGTTGGCGCTAGTAACGAGA
Proteins encoded in this region:
- a CDS encoding putative DNA modification/repair radical SAM protein; this translates as MATINYERLQGKLNILADAAKYDVSCSSSAGTRKNQGGGLGDASATGICHSYTEDGRCVSLLKILLTNHCIYDCAYCTSRKSNDTPRAAFSVEEVVDLTMQFYRRNYIEGLFLSSGIFKSGDYTMERLVEVAKILRTRERFNGYIHLKTIPGASKELLLEAGLYADRLSVNIEIPTISGLALLAPEKSHDELKAPMETVKTEIITIKESRKTHKKAPKFVPAGQTSQMIVGASNETDLQVIQLSSHFYKQYDLKRVYYSGYVPMLSDSRLPAIGTPVPMIRENRLYQADWLMRFYGFGAHEIVEPDSPFLDLDCDPKLAWAIRHREHFPVNIQTASYEMIVRIPGIGTKTAKKIVKARKFNQLTLYHLKKMGAAVNRAKYFIATTGKNEHLAHLTRDNFRQYVLAQTQTKYKDQRNGQLALL